One Drosophila subobscura isolate 14011-0131.10 chromosome U, UCBerk_Dsub_1.0, whole genome shotgun sequence DNA window includes the following coding sequences:
- the LOC117902065 gene encoding zinc finger protein 271 isoform X1 has protein sequence MQHVSAASSVPSVVAPVVTTGGTTITLGGPPPLPKSENKEDGKPPHGIEMYKVNIEDISQLFTYHEVFGKIHGDVVNHQLAAAHGGQLPPPPPLPPQTHAVSAAAAAAAASTNNAAVAAVMASANAAAAAAAAASAAGGNGLPVATSSGGQQGSATVTTTSSTASSGSGNSGSGGTTTTAGELLMPKMEGGIHGVDGQSTVALAPDGTPIATGTHVCDICGKMFQFRYQLIVHRRYHSERKPFMCQVCGQGFTTSQDLTRHGKIHIGGPMFTCIVCFNVFANNTSLERHMKRHSTDKPFACTICQKTFARKEHLDNHFRSHTGETPFRCQYCAKTFTRKEHMVNHVRKHTGETPHRCDICKKSFTRKEHYVNHYMWHTGQTPHQCDVCGKKYTRKEHLANHMRSHTNETPFRCEICGKSFSRKEHFTNHILWHTAGETPHRCDFCSKTFTRKEHLLNHVRQHTGESPHRCSYCMKTFTRKEHLVNHIRQHTGETPFKCTYCTKAFTRKDHMVNHVRQHTGESPHKCTYCTKTFTRKEHLTNHVRQHTGDSPHRCSYCKKTFTRKEHLTNHVRLHTGDSPHKCEYCQKTFTRKEHLNNHMRQHSSDNPHCCNVCNKPFTRKEHLINHMSRCHTGDRPFTCETCGKSFPLKGNLLFHQRSHTKGQEMERPFSCEKCPKNFICKGHLVSHMRSHSGEKPHACTLCSKAFVERGNLKRHMKMNHPDAMMPPPPVHPHPQIPAGVLTQVKQEVKPIIIPHHSATTTMHTIQQITAGAAGGAGAVQLTPGLVPLVTSTLISHNAAAQQQSQKQQAAQQQAAAAAAQQQAAAQQQAAAAAHQQHQQQVAAQHQQQAVAAHQQQQQQLQQQQQLLQLSIQQAAHHHQQQEQHRQQHQQQQQQHHQQQQQGHPQAPPPPQQQQQPPPQVPIALISDPSALARAAMQLQHLPANVEQHPVVY, from the exons ATGCAGCACGTGAGCGCTGCGAGCTCGGTGCCATCAGTTGTAGCCCCGGTCGTGACCACTGGTGGAACCACCATCACCCTCGGCGGACCGCCGCCATTGCCTAAATCAGAGAACAAAGAGGATGGCAAACCGCCGCACGGCATAGAAATGTACAAGGTGAACATTGAGGATATCTCCCAGCTGTTTACATACCACGAGGTCTTTGGCAAGATCCACGGCGATGTTGTGAATCATCAGCTGGCGGCGGCGCATGGCGGACaattgccgccgccaccaccccTGCCACCGCAGACGCATGCCgtgagtgcagcagcagcagcggctgcagcatcCACCAATAATGCCGCTGTGGCGGCCGTAATGGCCTCAgcgaatgctgctgcagcggcagcggcggccgctTCGGCGGCGGGCGGCAACGGCCTGCCGGTGGCGACCAGCTCCGGCGGTCAGCAGGGCAGCGCAACGGTTACGACGACCAGTTCGACGgcgagcagtggcagcggcaacagcggtAGCGGGGGCACCACAACCACGGCGGGTGAGTTGCTTATGCCTAAAATGGAGGGCGGCATTCATGGCGTGGACGGGCAGTCGACCGTGGCGCTGGCCCCAGACGGGACGCCGATTGCGACGGGGACCCATGTGTGCGACATTTGTGGCAAGATGTTCCAGTTTCGGTATCAGCTGATCGTGCACCGTCGCTACCACAGCGAACGCAAGCCGTTCATGTGTCAGGTGTGCGGACAGGGTTTCACCACGTCGCAGGACCTGACACGCCATGGCAAAATCCACATCGGTGGCCCCATGTTCACCTGCATCGTGTGCTTCAATGTGTTTGCCAACAACACCAGTCTGGAGCGGCATATGAAACGTCATTCCACGGACAAGCCATTCGCCTGCACCATTTGCCAAAAGACCTTTGCCCGCAAAGAGCATCTGGACAATCACTTTCGCTCGCACACGGGCGAAACGCCCTTCCGTTGCCAGTACTGCGCCAAGACGTTTACGCGCAAGGAGCATATGGTTAACCATGTGCGCAAACACACGGGTGAGACGCCACATCGTTGCGATATTTGTAAGAAGTCCTTTACGCGCAAGGAACACTATGTTAACCACTACATGTGGCACACTG GTCAAACACCGCATCAGTGTGATGTATGCGGCAAGAAATACACGCGCAAGGAGCATCTAGCAAATCATATGCGATCGCATACCAACGAGACGCCGTTCCGTTGCGAGATCTGTGGCAAGAGCTTTAGCCGCAAGGAGCACTTCACCAATCACATACTCTGGCATACAG CAGGCGAGACGCCGCATCGGTGCGACTTCTGCTCCAAGACGTTTACGCGCAAGGAGCACTTGTTAAATCACGTGCGCCAGCATACGGGAGAGTCGCCACATCGCTGCTCCTACTGCATGAAGACGTTCACGCGCAAGGAGCATCTGGTTAATCACATACGCCAGCACACGGGTGAGACACCGTTCAAGTGCACGTACTGCACGAAAGCGTTCACGCGCAAAGATCACATGGTTAATCATGTACGGCAACATACAGGCGAATCGCCGCACAAGTGCACATACTGCACCAAGACGTTCACGCGCAAGGAGCATCTAACGAACCATGTGCGCCAGCACACGGGCGACTCACCGCACCGTTGCTCCTACTGCAAGAAGACCTTCACACGCAAGGAGCACCTGACGAATCATGTGCGCCTGCACACGGGCGACTCGCCGCACAAGTGCGAGTACTGCCAGAAGACATTCACACGGAAGGAGCACCTGAACAACCATATGCGCCAGCACTCAAGCGACAATCCGCATTGCTGCAACGTTTGCAACAAGCCGTTCACCCGCAAAGAGCATCTGATCAATCACATGTCACGCTGTCACACCGGCGATCGACCCTTCACCTGCGAGACATGCGGCAAATCCTTCCCCCTCAAGGGCAATCTGCTCTTCCATCAGCGCAGCCACACCAAGGGCCAGGAGATGGAGCGTCCGTTCTCGTGCGAGAAGTGCCCCAAGAACTTTATCTGCAAAG GTCACTTGGTCTCGCACATGCGCTCCCATTCGGGCGAGAAACCGCACGCGTGCACACTGTGCAGCAAGGCTTTCGTCGAGCGCGGCAATTTGAAGCGCCACATGAAGATGAATCACCCGGATGCTATGATGCCGCCACCACCCgtgcatccgcatccgcaaaTACCGGCTGGTGTGCTGACGCAAGTCAAGCAGGAAGTGAAACCGATCATAA TTCCCCACCACTCGGCGACGACCACGATGCACACCATCCAGCAGATAACGGCCGGTGCCGCTGGCGGAGCGGGTGCGGTCCAACTGACGCCGGGTCTGGTGCCATTGGTGACCTCGACGCTGATTTCGCACAATGCTGCCGctcagcagcagtcgcagaagcagcaggccGCTCAGCAAcaggctgccgctgcggctgcccaacaacaggcagccgcgcagcagcaggcggcagcggcggcccatcagcagcatcagcaacaggtGGCggcacagcatcagcagcaggcggtggccgcacatcagcaacagcagcagcagcttcagcagcagcaacaactgctgcagctctcgATACAGCAGGctgcccatcatcatcagcagcaggagcagcatcggcagcagcatcaacagcagcagcagcaacatcatcagcagcagcagcagggccatcCGCAGGCCCCACCAccgccgcaacagcagcaacagccaccgccacaggTGCCCATTGCCTTGATCAGTGATCCCAGTGCGCTGGCCCGTGCTGccatgcagctgcaacatttgCCGGCCAATGTCGAACAGCATCCGGTGGTTTACTAA
- the LOC117902065 gene encoding zinc finger protein 271 isoform X6 yields the protein MQHVSAASSVPSVVAPVVTTGGTTITLGGPPPLPKSENKEDGKPPHGIEMYKVNIEDISQLFTYHEVFGKIHGDVVNHQLAAAHGGQLPPPPPLPPQTHAVSAAAAAAAASTNNAAVAAVMASANAAAAAAAAASAAGGNGLPVATSSGGQQGSATVTTTSSTASSGSGNSGSGGTTTTAGELLMPKMEGGIHGVDGQSTVALAPDGTPIATGTHVCDICGKMFQFRYQLIVHRRYHSERKPFMCQVCGQGFTTSQDLTRHGKIHIGGPMFTCIVCFNVFANNTSLERHMKRHSTDKPFACTICQKTFARKEHLDNHFRSHTGETPFRCQYCAKTFTRKEHMVNHVRKHTGETPHRCDICKKSFTRKEHYVNHYMWHTGQTPHQCDVCGKKYTRKEHLANHMRSHTNETPFRCEICGKSFSRKEHFTNHILWHTAGETPHRCDFCSKTFTRKEHLLNHVRQHTGESPHRCSYCMKTFTRKEHLVNHIRQHTGETPFKCTYCTKAFTRKDHMVNHVRQHTGESPHKCTYCTKTFTRKEHLTNHVRQHTGDSPHRCSYCKKTFTRKEHLTNHVRLHTGDSPHKCEYCQKTFTRKEHLNNHMRQHSSDNPHCCNVCNKPFTRKEHLINHMSRCHTGDRPFTCETCGKSFPLKGNLLFHQRSHTKGQEMERPFSCEKCPKNFICKVPHHSATTTMHTIQQITAGAAGGAGAVQLTPGLVPLVTSTLISHNAAAQQQSQKQQAAQQQAAAAAAQQQAAAQQQAAAAAHQQHQQQVAAQHQQQAVAAHQQQQQQLQQQQQLLQLSIQQAAHHHQQQEQHRQQHQQQQQQHHQQQQQGHPQAPPPPQQQQQPPPQVPIALISDPSALARAAMQLQHLPANVEQHPVVY from the exons ATGCAGCACGTGAGCGCTGCGAGCTCGGTGCCATCAGTTGTAGCCCCGGTCGTGACCACTGGTGGAACCACCATCACCCTCGGCGGACCGCCGCCATTGCCTAAATCAGAGAACAAAGAGGATGGCAAACCGCCGCACGGCATAGAAATGTACAAGGTGAACATTGAGGATATCTCCCAGCTGTTTACATACCACGAGGTCTTTGGCAAGATCCACGGCGATGTTGTGAATCATCAGCTGGCGGCGGCGCATGGCGGACaattgccgccgccaccaccccTGCCACCGCAGACGCATGCCgtgagtgcagcagcagcagcggctgcagcatcCACCAATAATGCCGCTGTGGCGGCCGTAATGGCCTCAgcgaatgctgctgcagcggcagcggcggccgctTCGGCGGCGGGCGGCAACGGCCTGCCGGTGGCGACCAGCTCCGGCGGTCAGCAGGGCAGCGCAACGGTTACGACGACCAGTTCGACGgcgagcagtggcagcggcaacagcggtAGCGGGGGCACCACAACCACGGCGGGTGAGTTGCTTATGCCTAAAATGGAGGGCGGCATTCATGGCGTGGACGGGCAGTCGACCGTGGCGCTGGCCCCAGACGGGACGCCGATTGCGACGGGGACCCATGTGTGCGACATTTGTGGCAAGATGTTCCAGTTTCGGTATCAGCTGATCGTGCACCGTCGCTACCACAGCGAACGCAAGCCGTTCATGTGTCAGGTGTGCGGACAGGGTTTCACCACGTCGCAGGACCTGACACGCCATGGCAAAATCCACATCGGTGGCCCCATGTTCACCTGCATCGTGTGCTTCAATGTGTTTGCCAACAACACCAGTCTGGAGCGGCATATGAAACGTCATTCCACGGACAAGCCATTCGCCTGCACCATTTGCCAAAAGACCTTTGCCCGCAAAGAGCATCTGGACAATCACTTTCGCTCGCACACGGGCGAAACGCCCTTCCGTTGCCAGTACTGCGCCAAGACGTTTACGCGCAAGGAGCATATGGTTAACCATGTGCGCAAACACACGGGTGAGACGCCACATCGTTGCGATATTTGTAAGAAGTCCTTTACGCGCAAGGAACACTATGTTAACCACTACATGTGGCACACTG GTCAAACACCGCATCAGTGTGATGTATGCGGCAAGAAATACACGCGCAAGGAGCATCTAGCAAATCATATGCGATCGCATACCAACGAGACGCCGTTCCGTTGCGAGATCTGTGGCAAGAGCTTTAGCCGCAAGGAGCACTTCACCAATCACATACTCTGGCATACAG CAGGCGAGACGCCGCATCGGTGCGACTTCTGCTCCAAGACGTTTACGCGCAAGGAGCACTTGTTAAATCACGTGCGCCAGCATACGGGAGAGTCGCCACATCGCTGCTCCTACTGCATGAAGACGTTCACGCGCAAGGAGCATCTGGTTAATCACATACGCCAGCACACGGGTGAGACACCGTTCAAGTGCACGTACTGCACGAAAGCGTTCACGCGCAAAGATCACATGGTTAATCATGTACGGCAACATACAGGCGAATCGCCGCACAAGTGCACATACTGCACCAAGACGTTCACGCGCAAGGAGCATCTAACGAACCATGTGCGCCAGCACACGGGCGACTCACCGCACCGTTGCTCCTACTGCAAGAAGACCTTCACACGCAAGGAGCACCTGACGAATCATGTGCGCCTGCACACGGGCGACTCGCCGCACAAGTGCGAGTACTGCCAGAAGACATTCACACGGAAGGAGCACCTGAACAACCATATGCGCCAGCACTCAAGCGACAATCCGCATTGCTGCAACGTTTGCAACAAGCCGTTCACCCGCAAAGAGCATCTGATCAATCACATGTCACGCTGTCACACCGGCGATCGACCCTTCACCTGCGAGACATGCGGCAAATCCTTCCCCCTCAAGGGCAATCTGCTCTTCCATCAGCGCAGCCACACCAAGGGCCAGGAGATGGAGCGTCCGTTCTCGTGCGAGAAGTGCCCCAAGAACTTTATCTGCAAAG TTCCCCACCACTCGGCGACGACCACGATGCACACCATCCAGCAGATAACGGCCGGTGCCGCTGGCGGAGCGGGTGCGGTCCAACTGACGCCGGGTCTGGTGCCATTGGTGACCTCGACGCTGATTTCGCACAATGCTGCCGctcagcagcagtcgcagaagcagcaggccGCTCAGCAAcaggctgccgctgcggctgcccaacaacaggcagccgcgcagcagcaggcggcagcggcggcccatcagcagcatcagcaacaggtGGCggcacagcatcagcagcaggcggtggccgcacatcagcaacagcagcagcagcttcagcagcagcaacaactgctgcagctctcgATACAGCAGGctgcccatcatcatcagcagcaggagcagcatcggcagcagcatcaacagcagcagcagcaacatcatcagcagcagcagcagggccatcCGCAGGCCCCACCAccgccgcaacagcagcaacagccaccgccacaggTGCCCATTGCCTTGATCAGTGATCCCAGTGCGCTGGCCCGTGCTGccatgcagctgcaacatttgCCGGCCAATGTCGAACAGCATCCGGTGGTTTACTAA